The DNA window CTTCAGAAAAGTTAGCTATTGCATGGCTAGAAACCCGCACTCAACTTGAAATGGAGCTCTATCCAACCATCGTTAAAATTGGCCACGCTATTATTAAAGAGGCCTACACTAGCGGATTTATAAAGCCGGGGATCACCACTACTGACGATATTGTTTGGTGGTTGCGAGACAAGAGCCGCTCATTAGCATTAACAAACTGGTTTCATCCTAGCGTGAGCATTCAAAGAGCAAGTGCAGAAAAATTTAATCATATTGAAGCTTTTAGCAAACGCGCAGAGCCTCTGGTAGTTCAGCGCGGCGATTTGTTGCATATGGATTTTGGCATAAATTATCTGCGCCTCAATACCGATCAACAGCAACACGCTTACGTATTAAATGAAGGAGAATTAGATGCGCCAGATTACCTGAAAGTTGCATTGAAGAATGGTAACCGTCTGCAGGATATTTTTACCGACTTATTTGAAGTAGGTAAAACGGGTAACGAAATATTAAAAGCAGCGCGCAGTCAGGCTGTTGACGAAGGCATTAAACCCTCAATTTATACACATCCTCTTGGTTATCATGGTCATGCGGCCGGAACTACGTTAGGAATGTGGGATTCACAGGGCGGCGTACCAATTCAGGGTGACTATCCACTGCATGCAAATACGGCGTATTCAATTGAGCTGAACGCAGCAACATTCATTGAGCAATGGGGCAAAGAAATTAGAATAATGCTTGAAGAGAATGCCTTCTTTGATGGTAAGACTGTCACGTATATGGACGGCAGGCAAACTGAGTTTCACTTGGTAAAGTAGCTGTAATTTAGCTTCTAGTAAAGAAGCCCCCGAAATTTATGTCAACTTTCGGGGGTGATTTCAATATCATTACACCAACAACACTTTACTTCAGTTGGTAAAATTCTCTACGCAAATCAGGGTTGGTGCTAAACGCGCCTCCCAACGAGCTTGTTCTGGTAAAGGATTGGCTATCTTTCACGCCTCTTGCTTTCACACAGTAGTGGGTTGCATTAATGCTGACAGCAACATCATCCGTTCCAGTTAGCGCTTGAATAGCTACCATGACCTGCTGAGTCAACCTTTCTTGTACTTGCGGTCGCTGCGCAAAGAATCCGACTAAGCGGTTAATCTTTGACAAACCAAGGACGGTATCCTTTGGAATGTAGGACACGGTTGCCGTTCCATCAATTGTGACAAAGTGGTGCTCACAGGTACTGGTTAGGCTAATATCGGTTACCTGAACAGGTTGATCGATACTCATCTTGTTTTCAATTTGCGTTATTTTTGGAAAGGCACGATAGTCCAAACCAGCAAAAATCTCATTGACGTACATTTTAGCGATGCGATTTGGCGTATCCTGCAGGCTATCGTCAGTCAAATCTAGCCCAAGCGTTTCCATTACTTCACGCATTGCGGCTTGAATTTTAATTCTTTTCTCTTCGTTGCTTAATGCATTCTCAACCATAGGTGTTTCAAGACCTTTGGCTTCTAATGCTCGGCGGACAATAGTCGCTTCCGCTGAAATTGAAGGTTCAGCTGCTCCGCGAATTTTTATAGCTTCATGCGCTAACATTTGGTCTTCCGGTAAATAGTATAAAAATTGTATACGTGTTGAATTGTCAGAAAGGTTTACTTTTTCAACTTAAACTTTAAATATTCCGCAAGCATTCCTTAAAATTTTCAAAAAAACTTTATTTTGTTCGAATTTAAGAAACGCAGCGTATATCCTCTAAACAACTTTATTTTGAACTTGCATTTTTAATCACCAAAAGGACCCAGCATTTTAATGACTTCCCCCATACTCATTACAGGAGGCGCCCAACGCCTTGGCTTGGCAATTGCAAAAGACTTAATAGCTCAGCAACACGAAGTAATTATAACATACAGAACTAAAAAGCCCGCAGTAGATGAATTAAAAGCGCTAGGTGCGGTGGTAATCCAAGCTGACTTCGCAACGCAAGATGGTATAACAACGCTAATTTCGGACGTAAAAAGTCAAACCAAAACCTTACGTGCTGTTATACACAATGCCTCAGACTGGGATCAGGAGGCCGATACGAATGACTATAACCAGTTGTTTCAAAAGATGATGCAGGTGCACGCAAATACACCTTACCAACTGAATTTAGCGTTGCAAAATATGCTGGCTTCTAATGATGTTGTCAGTGACATTATTCACATGACCGACTACGTACAAATAAAAGGCAGCAAAAAGCACATCGCTTATGCCGCTAGTAAAGCAGCTTTGCACAATTTAACACTGTCATTCAGTGCACTACTAGCACCAAAGGTAAAGGTAAAGGTAAACAGCATTGCACCGGCACTAGTGATGTTCAACGATCATGATTCCCCCATCTACCGCGCAAAAGCCCTAAAAAAATCGCTGCTTGAAGTATGTCCAGGTCCGCAAGAAGCGGTAAAAGCGGTTAATTATTTGCTGAGTAGCGATTATGTCACCGGTCAAACATTGCACCTAGACGGTGGTCGCCATTTAAAGTAGCCAATTACTTTTATTTTTTCGACAACAATTTCAATAAAAAATCACAGGTTCATAATGACAATTTTCCAGCGTCAAGATTCACATTCTTCGGTAAAGCAAGCAGCAAAGTTAAAACTAGACTCAGTTTTTCAAACTCCTTTTAAAGTCACGTTGCTTACGGCAATATTTTTAGCTAACGGTTGGGCATCTGCGAATCAATCTACGGTTCAAGACATCGCTACAAATAAGGTCAACACCAAAACAGAGCAAACGATAGAAAGAATGGTCGTTACTGCTAATCGCAGTAAAACCACACTACTTTCAACGGCTTCAAGTGTAGATGCGATTAATTCAAGTGCGCTAGATTTAATTGGCCACCAGCATATTAATCAAGCATTGAGTCGAATTTCGGGCACATGGATCAGTCGAGGTAATGGTCAAGAGCATTTGACTGCAGTGCGCTCTCCAGTGCTAACAGGCGCAGGAGGTTGCGGAGCATTTTTTATGGCTGTTGACGGCATTTCATTGCGTGCGCCTGGCTTTTGTAACGCCAACCAGCTATTTGATGCAAATTCAGAACAAGCCCAAAGCATTGAAGTATTGCGCGGCCCGGCTAGTACCTTGTACGGCACAAATGCAGTGCATGGCGTAATCAATATTTTATCACCTGATGCATTTTCTGACGACGCTAACTACTTAGCCATTCGAGCTGGGCGCGATGATCACATTAAAACAAGCTTAGGGTTTCGGTCACAGCAAAACAATTCTGCACTTGGTGTATTCACCAACATAACGCAAAACAATGGCTATCAAGCAAATAGTGGCTATGACCAGCAAAAGCTGACTGCTATATATGAGCATAAAGGCGACGTATGGCAAAACAAAACATTGGTCGACATGGCTAACCTAAATCAAGAGACCGCAGGCTTTGTTGAAGGATTTGAGGTATACAGAGACGCACAAATTCGCCGTTCAAATCCTAATCCAGAAGCGTATAGGGATGCCAAGTCGCTGCGCGCATATTCTGCCTTTAGCCGTGATTTAGACACCGGAAAATTAACACTGACCCCATTTTTACGGTGGAATGAGATGGCGTTTTTACAGCACTTTTTGCCTTGGAAAGCGCTGGAAGAAAACAGCAGCACTAGCGTTGGATTGCAGGCTCAATACTATTATGTAATCGGCGACTTATCGTTTACGGCGGGCATAGATACTGATTTTACAAGAGCAAACTTGAGAGAAAGCCAAGCACAGGATTTTTCACCGACGATACCCGCTGGCGAGCACTATGACTACGATGTAGATGCCTCACAAATCGGCTCTTACTTGCAAGTGCAGTGGCAATTAGAGGATTTCCTGATAACTGCCGGCGGTCGACTTGAATATATTAACTATGACTATGACAACCTTCTGTCTGACGGCAGCGCATGTGCTGCAAATGTGACAGGCTGCCGATTCTCGCGTCCAAGCGACCAAGATGTCGACTTTACCGTTTTTTCTCCGTCCTTATCGCTGCTTTACTCTATTAACAGTGAGCAGTCTATTTATGCGAAATGGAGTCAAGGTTATAGAGCCCCTCAAGCCACAGAACTTTTTAGACTGCAAAATGGCCAAGAAATTACCGATTTAGACGAAGAAGAAATGGATGCCCTTGAACTAGGTTGGCGTTTGTACACCGACAGTTTTAATATTAATGCATCGGTATTCATGCAAGACAAATCAAACTTTATTTTCCAAGATAGCAATCGACAAAATGTGTCAAATGGAGAGACTGAACACAACGGTGCTGAAGTATCGGCAACGTATAATCTTAATGACAATATCTACATCAATGCGAATGTCAGTTATGCAGAGCATAATTATACCAATGACCTAACGCTGGCTCGTACAAGTATAAAAGGCAACGAAATTGACACTGCTCCGCGGTTTATGGGATCAGCACAATTGGGTTGGAATATAAATCCGTCATTGCTAACTGAACTGTCGCTGCAACGCATGGGCAACTACTATCTCAACCCTGAAAATAGCGCTGAATATGCGGGCCATACTTTGTTAGATTTGAATTTGCGTTACGCATACTCTGAGCAATTGGTTTTAAGCGCAAATATCTATAACCTGCTGGATGAAGACTACGCTGAACGAGCGGACTCTGCTTTTGGCAACTATCGCTATTTTGTTGGGCAACCTCGACGAATATTCTTAACAGCAACATGGCAATGGGCGCAATAATCGCTATAATCCACCCATTCGCGATACGCGCTTGTTTTGTTTAGGAACTGAGCTACTTATGTCTTTCAAAAATTCACAGCCTGCTTTAACCCTTCTTCCCGAATGGGCCGAGCAGGAGGCCGTTATTCTCGCATGGCCAAATCCAGATACTGATTGGAAACCCTGGTTGGTTGACGTTCAGGCAACGTATATTAGTTTAATTAGTGCCATCAATGACGCTAACGCGACAGTAATTTTACTTTGTCGCGAGCAAGAGTTAGGTTTGATAAAAAGCTTAATTCCATACAGAGCAAAAGTACTTTGCGTTACCTGTGAATATAATGATACGTGGGCTCGTGATTACGCATTTTTAACTTGCGAATCGGCCGATGGGAACGTTCCGCTTAGCTTCCGGTTTAACGGCTGGGGACAAAAGTTTGATGCCGCTAAAGACGATAAAATAAATCAGCTGGTGTTAGCCGACCTTTGTCAGCATCCTATGCAGTATTGCGATATCGTCGCTGAAGGCGGTGCGCTTGAAATTGACCAGAATCAACACTTAATATCGACACACTCGTGTTTGTTTAATGAGCTTCGAAACGGTGAATTAACTGAAGAAGAGTATGTTGATATCTTTAGGCAACAGCTGGGTGCGGAGAAAATCAGCATATTCGAGCATGGTCATCTAGAAGGCGATGACACCGACGGACATATTGACACTTTAGTGCGTTTTACGCCCCTGCATGGCTTAGTTATTCAAGGCGCATACAATCGACCTAATGATAGCCATTTTGAAGGACTATTTAAGCTGCGCATGGAGTGTCAACAAGCCTTTCCCACACACGCTATTTATGAACTGCCATTGCCTGATATGCATAATGAAGAAGGTGATCGATTGCCTGCGTCTTATGCCAATTTTCTCATCTGCAATATGTCGGTTTTATTTCCCATTTATCAGCAAAAAGAAGATGCTGAAGCCCTAGAAGTGATAAAGAAAGCTTTTCCAAATCACAAAATTGTTGCGATCAACTGCGCGCCATTGGTTCAGCAATTCGGTAGTTTGCATTGCATTACTATGCAGGTGCCGCAAAATACCTTAAAGCCTGAAATCATTGAAAAAGCACAAAATGGAGTGAGCGAATTATGAGTACACAATCATCAGATAGCTTGAGTAAGAAGGCGGCTTCAAAACAGATGAAATCTACACTAAAAGTGGGCTTAGTTCAGCAGTCTGTCGCGTCCAATAATAAGCTTGAAAATTGGACAAAAAGTGCTGAAAAAGTAAAACAACTGGCGGCCGATGGCTGCGAATGTATTTTATTGCAGGAGCTACACAGCACCTTGTACTTCTGCCAAGAAGAAGACGTTGACGCGTTTGATTTGGCCGAGCCCATTCCGGGAGACGCAACCGCTTTTTTTGGCGAGCTTGCAGCATCACTCAATATCGTATTAGTAACGTCCTTATTTGAAAAACGTGGATCAGGCCTTTATCACAATACAGCTGTCGTTTTTGATCGCAGTGCTGATATAGCGGGTAAATACCGCAAAATGCACATTCCGGACGACCCCGGCTTTTATGAGAAATTTTATTTCACACCAGGTGATATGGGCTTTGAACCTATTCAAACCAGCGTGGGTAAACTCGGTGTTCTAGTGTGTTGGGATCAATGGTATCCAGAAGCCGCTAGGTTAATGGCAATGGCTGGCGCGGATATTTTATTCTACCCAACGGCAATTGGCTGGGATAAAACAGACACGATTGATGAACAAAAGCGTCAACAAGATGCATGGCAAGTCATTCAACGCTCACATGCGGTCGCAAATTCAGTACCCGTTATCGTTGCCAATCGCGTCGGTTTCGAGCCCTCACCGATTGCAGGCGATACAGGTATTCAATTCTGGGGGCATAGCTTCATAGCCGGCCCTCAAGGTGAAATACTCGCGCAAGCAAACAGCAGCGATGAGCAATTGCTGGCAGTGGAACTTGATATGCAGCGCACCGAAAACGTAAAAAGGATTTGGCCATACTTCAGAGATAGAAGAATAGACGCTTACGCTGATTTGACGAAGCGCTGGCGAGACTAAGTCGGTCTCATTTTAAGCTAGCGGATATTAAATATTTTCTGTCCGTAAAGAAGAAATTGGGCGGGCTTTTCAGTAAT is part of the Glaciecola nitratireducens FR1064 genome and encodes:
- a CDS encoding M24 family metallopeptidase; this translates as MQNNTIRLRRIYTLASRLESIVLSTAALSLFSIMALYSTKTLANELAQDNVKRLSPASVYDQIMPMRERSATIDKLLSDKLNNTLPELMRREGIDMWLLISREYNEDPVLKTMLPSTWLSARRRTILLIVDPGEGKPLERYAVARYQVDTLFKKAWDKEEEPDQWQRLVDLIAQINPQKIAINKSEHFALADGITATEYLAFTEKLGNELAKRIVSSEKLAIAWLETRTQLEMELYPTIVKIGHAIIKEAYTSGFIKPGITTTDDIVWWLRDKSRSLALTNWFHPSVSIQRASAEKFNHIEAFSKRAEPLVVQRGDLLHMDFGINYLRLNTDQQQHAYVLNEGELDAPDYLKVALKNGNRLQDIFTDLFEVGKTGNEILKAARSQAVDEGIKPSIYTHPLGYHGHAAGTTLGMWDSQGGVPIQGDYPLHANTAYSIELNAATFIEQWGKEIRIMLEENAFFDGKTVTYMDGRQTEFHLVK
- the folE gene encoding GTP cyclohydrolase I FolE; protein product: MLAHEAIKIRGAAEPSISAEATIVRRALEAKGLETPMVENALSNEEKRIKIQAAMREVMETLGLDLTDDSLQDTPNRIAKMYVNEIFAGLDYRAFPKITQIENKMSIDQPVQVTDISLTSTCEHHFVTIDGTATVSYIPKDTVLGLSKINRLVGFFAQRPQVQERLTQQVMVAIQALTGTDDVAVSINATHYCVKARGVKDSQSFTRTSSLGGAFSTNPDLRREFYQLK
- the folM gene encoding dihydromonapterin reductase, encoding MTSPILITGGAQRLGLAIAKDLIAQQHEVIITYRTKKPAVDELKALGAVVIQADFATQDGITTLISDVKSQTKTLRAVIHNASDWDQEADTNDYNQLFQKMMQVHANTPYQLNLALQNMLASNDVVSDIIHMTDYVQIKGSKKHIAYAASKAALHNLTLSFSALLAPKVKVKVNSIAPALVMFNDHDSPIYRAKALKKSLLEVCPGPQEAVKAVNYLLSSDYVTGQTLHLDGGRHLK
- a CDS encoding TonB-dependent receptor, which codes for MTIFQRQDSHSSVKQAAKLKLDSVFQTPFKVTLLTAIFLANGWASANQSTVQDIATNKVNTKTEQTIERMVVTANRSKTTLLSTASSVDAINSSALDLIGHQHINQALSRISGTWISRGNGQEHLTAVRSPVLTGAGGCGAFFMAVDGISLRAPGFCNANQLFDANSEQAQSIEVLRGPASTLYGTNAVHGVINILSPDAFSDDANYLAIRAGRDDHIKTSLGFRSQQNNSALGVFTNITQNNGYQANSGYDQQKLTAIYEHKGDVWQNKTLVDMANLNQETAGFVEGFEVYRDAQIRRSNPNPEAYRDAKSLRAYSAFSRDLDTGKLTLTPFLRWNEMAFLQHFLPWKALEENSSTSVGLQAQYYYVIGDLSFTAGIDTDFTRANLRESQAQDFSPTIPAGEHYDYDVDASQIGSYLQVQWQLEDFLITAGGRLEYINYDYDNLLSDGSACAANVTGCRFSRPSDQDVDFTVFSPSLSLLYSINSEQSIYAKWSQGYRAPQATELFRLQNGQEITDLDEEEMDALELGWRLYTDSFNINASVFMQDKSNFIFQDSNRQNVSNGETEHNGAEVSATYNLNDNIYINANVSYAEHNYTNDLTLARTSIKGNEIDTAPRFMGSAQLGWNINPSLLTELSLQRMGNYYLNPENSAEYAGHTLLDLNLRYAYSEQLVLSANIYNLLDEDYAERADSAFGNYRYFVGQPRRIFLTATWQWAQ
- a CDS encoding agmatine deiminase family protein encodes the protein MSFKNSQPALTLLPEWAEQEAVILAWPNPDTDWKPWLVDVQATYISLISAINDANATVILLCREQELGLIKSLIPYRAKVLCVTCEYNDTWARDYAFLTCESADGNVPLSFRFNGWGQKFDAAKDDKINQLVLADLCQHPMQYCDIVAEGGALEIDQNQHLISTHSCLFNELRNGELTEEEYVDIFRQQLGAEKISIFEHGHLEGDDTDGHIDTLVRFTPLHGLVIQGAYNRPNDSHFEGLFKLRMECQQAFPTHAIYELPLPDMHNEEGDRLPASYANFLICNMSVLFPIYQQKEDAEALEVIKKAFPNHKIVAINCAPLVQQFGSLHCITMQVPQNTLKPEIIEKAQNGVSEL
- a CDS encoding carbon-nitrogen hydrolase; amino-acid sequence: MKSTLKVGLVQQSVASNNKLENWTKSAEKVKQLAADGCECILLQELHSTLYFCQEEDVDAFDLAEPIPGDATAFFGELAASLNIVLVTSLFEKRGSGLYHNTAVVFDRSADIAGKYRKMHIPDDPGFYEKFYFTPGDMGFEPIQTSVGKLGVLVCWDQWYPEAARLMAMAGADILFYPTAIGWDKTDTIDEQKRQQDAWQVIQRSHAVANSVPVIVANRVGFEPSPIAGDTGIQFWGHSFIAGPQGEILAQANSSDEQLLAVELDMQRTENVKRIWPYFRDRRIDAYADLTKRWRD